GCCCATTGACGCTAGCAACCACCTTCATCACGAACCTACAACCCAAAACGCGAAATCCCTGCACCTGCAACAAAACATTACCAACACCAAATTACCCCAAATTGAATTTCTAATTTAACCCTAGGTGGTGAAGCTGTGATAGAGCGATGAAGGAAAAATGGTGTTGTTTGTTGTCACGAAGCGCGGAGAGGGGAGGTGATGGTGAAACAGAGAGAGAGCGCGAGAAGGAGAGGATCTGGAACCCATTAGCAGCTGTGTCTACACTAGAATCGGAGATGGCAATGAGATCGCCAAGAAACCCCAATCCCAATCGCAAAGAAATCCCAATTGCATCTGACCAAAATCACTTTGCCTAATtaccctaatttcaattttaattttaaccctaattttattacatttccacatcacaattaataatttttttttaacacataatagCCAACTAggccgttagcagaattaacgctGTTAGCAAGAAGGACTTgcacaaaatttttataaaaagtaggactttagtgaactttttaagaAAGGGAAGactttgaacaaactctccAATAAAGgaaccaaaatagatattaaacctatattttacGAACACTTGAATCAAGTTAGTTTTCTACATTCTTTTATAATGTttcttagtttaatttttaccatttatatttGCCGTTTACCTGTATCAAATTATGACTTATGTGATAAACACTTTTTTAGTGAAGTAATTTACGGGGTAAACTACtctatttttaagttaattattatatttttataatttacaaaataaattattctatttttttaaattttctgatGATCTCGTATACGTTGTGcaagaaattgaaatatgcatgtccaaaatacttttataaattttgtaacttATAAATGCTCTAAATTACTTTAATTGAAACCTTCTCTACATTAACAagttacaattatatttttttaaaatatatttacagatataattcattatcttatattatttttaaataacagGTGAGATGTAAGCTAATAATGTGTTATGAAAATTATTGTAACACAcctatattttacattttaatagttttaacacTATTATAGAAGCATCACATGTTCAATAAACAAGAACAATTAACttaaaagaaacatataaaaTGTCATTAGAGTTATCTAAATTTAACCATGACACTAAACTTTATATCGACAACCAGAGTTTCTAAAACTAAGAGTGcttatacataaactaattgttttaatataggctttaaaaaaacttcaaatataaaagaactcATCCTGCTATCTATAAATTGGTGCTTTGCTGCCCAGCACCTGTTCCACTGAAACATCGTCATCCTCTACTTATACCAAtcaggtgatcattgcaaaagaaaacacaaaaaaacatacaaacaaaGCCAAAAAGGTAAGCTAATTTTACCAAAGAgataattatacattttaattaataatacatcAATTGAACATAAGCCAATCAAACAAATCCTAAGCATGCACACATTAACTCTAGACTTGACCATCCAGATATATGTATTAATGTCAGACTATAAGCAGTTTTGCACTTGTAGTTGTAGAACAACTTGTTCgcccaagctaccacacaatATTAACCCGTCTGCCACCTATAACAAAAGAATCAAACTATAAATTAGGACCTCCTGTTACTCCTCACCACAAAATCCCCTTCTATATCCTATAACAAAAGAATCAAACTATAGattaggacctcctactactcttcGCCACAAAACCCCCTTCTATATCCTATAACAAAAGAATCAAACTATAGattaggacctcctgctactcctcaccacaaaACCCCCTTCTATATTTGAGATGGAGTGATTATTggaacactagtacaaaaatcatattttatgacgtacaaaaacgaactatgacgtacaaaaatcatattttctttaatcaCTAGTAATTGAAGATAACTGCTCCATCAAGTAGTTTAAATCCAATGGTTATCTAAATCAAACTTCGTATTTTACAATCAGCAAAATGGGTGGGTTTGGACTACTCTTAACGGGATAAGATGGCTAGATTGCAATTCCACACTTTCCTGATCTGCTGTTACCCAGATTTCTTTCCATTCTGATGTATCCTTCCTCTCCCAAATCAGCACCCCATGAATTCCTCACAATTCAATAATCATGACCGTTTTCTGTACCATACCCAACAACCACAACACCATGATCTAGTGCTGTTCCACATCTTCCAGAGAAGACACCCtgacaaatatgaaatatactgattaaaaaattatatcaacattgcaaaaccaattttgtttaaaattgaatagGGAAAGAGTGGAAGTTTTTATGTtctaatcaaaagaaaaaaataaaccacaTGTTTTTCACTTAGACTCAAAACTTTGGACTTTGGATCTTCCCATTCTACATCTTTCCATGCAATAGGCACACCTTCTTTTCCCAGGTCATGAATAAAATCAGATTGGAATTCCCTTCCTCCTCTTTCAATAGCAACGCTCACGGTTTGATTTGCAATGACGTTTTTCAATGCTAACTCATCATAGGAATTAACATCTTCATAAGAATCAATAGAAACAACTTTGGCATTTTTCTGCACATTagcaaaataaacaaacaaaacaaaggaaCATAAGAATTTGATTGATAACTATGTTTTAGAagcaattattttcttaaaagattaGGACCAAGTTACTAACCTTATACTGGTCACATGTACCATCAACAGCACGGTAAGGGTAATCCTCCTCGGAATCGATGCCTCCATTGTTGATGATGAACTCAAATGCATAGTCCGTAAGTCCTCCATTGCATCCCATGTTATATCCTGTATCACAATCCACCAATTCTTGTTCTGATAATGAAATCAGTTCGCCAGTCACTATCTTATTAATTCCTTCCACAGCACCAATTGCTGAGAATGACCAACAGCTCCCTAcattcactagtacaaaaatcatattttatgacgtacaaaaacgaaatatgacgtacatagttttgtacgttataataggtctacatattttatgacgtagcaaataTTTACGTTATTTGAACATATTATGCCactgtttctaaaagaaataactctaatgaatgtgaacatagataattttactcaatatcaacttgaaacaattttctaaaatctgtccattttttttatatgaatattggagaaaattgtttcaagttgatattgagtaaaattatctatgttcacattcattagagttatttcttttagaaacagtgtcataatatgttcagataacgtaaatttttgttacgtcataaaatatgtaaacctattataacttacaaaactatgtacgtcatagttcgtttttgtacgtcataaaatatgatttttgtgaaCGTCATGATATATTCCAAGATCGAGTCCCTATATCAATACATCATGTTACTAAACAACCATAAGAAATTTCCCTTGGaactcttttcacaacattctTTAACCATACATATATTCATGTTCATCAACCACCAACATCCATAATTTTCACACAagtaatgaattaaatatatttataatcacTATAGACCAAAATAGAATCAGAAAACACATAAGCATAAAATTACTCGAAAGAAGATGCCTAACACCCAAATTGGCACTTAGTGAATTAAAGAGAAAATGGATCCAAACTTGTAGGGGAAGAAGTGGCGCTCAACACCACTAAGTATCACTCAACACCCCATAAACAGAGGACTCACTGACTTCGCAACGCTCAATGCCTAAAATGGTCGCTCAGCACCCTAAAGTCCAGTGACTCTCTAACTTCGCAAAGGTCAACGCCAAACCCTTACCCCTCAGCGCCATGCCAGAGTTCAGCAACTTCAAAACCTGATATGGATGCATTCAAGACCTATCCAAATTATCAAATTAGTGTTTATAACACTGTAATTGatttgaaaacatgtttatactTCAAATTTGATACCAATTTGCTCATTTGGTCAGTGAACTACCCAAAACCTCATAAATCAAATTTCACATACTACAAACCAAATTTTTAGTGAACTAAGTAGCTAACCAAGTCCTAATTGTCATGAATACATATGCCAAACACTTTCCCTTATAATAACAACTCCTCTAGAATTTCACTTGTCGAAACTCCCATTTTTGACACAAAAATAACCATTACTCTAACCTATTATTAAACCAAAGTTTAACCGTTAATTGATCCACTAAAACAACAACTTATCATCCACAAGTAGCTTCTCTTACTTGTTAGAAGCTTACACCACTCTAAAGAACCTAAAATTGCTTCCTCGGCTCAAGAAACTCTATATGTTCTTATAAAACACCGAATCATGATAAAGGTATGCAATTATAAACACTTATTAGTAGAGAACTTAAAAAAAGACTCAAATGACACATGCGATAAAACTAACATCACATGGGTTGAAAAACAcaaagttaaagaaaagaactaaaaccaacTTATTCTTTTGAAAGAACTGATCTTATACAAATAAAGATCTTATTATCATGATAATGTAGGCACTTTCTGAACTTCAAACAAATAATTCAATAGTtaaaattcaatgaaaaaagGACCCATATtactcaaaaaataaataaaaaagaaatagtatgtgttttaaataattaaattctttaataaaaattttatttatacttttgtttttaatattaaaataaaatatctcattatttaaagattttatcCGTTCTTAACACTATATTTTCTTGATAGTTACATTAgatcaattaattataaataaaaaatacatggTTTTTAAAtacacttaaaatataatttgattcatATTACTGTGTTTTATTTACTATATTATGTGATGATATATATCTTTGTTATAAGGTTTCGATTCTAGGCAAATACTAGAGATTTActgtgtattttttttcctactaAAACACGAATTTTAGCATAAAAAACTTAGTAACTTGATCAACTATAAGATTTTTcgaattatgtttattttggtctaaaatatataagatttgATAAAGGGCATAAAACCCTGTAGCAAGGGACTCCCAAAATAGGGAAGCAAGGGATATTCCTCTTCACCCTTTTTGATTCCCAAACCCAAACACTGCAGTTGCAGAGACAGCGGATTTTACCCTTATCCACAACCATAACCAGAGTCAAATCCACTTCACCCTTCTGAGTTCCTCTTCATTTTACACTGATTTCGAGTTCTCTCAAGGTAATCAGATCAATCACTTACCATTTTGCAATTTCCGTTTTTATTGCATGGAgtgttatgttttgttttcatctttcTACATTTCGAAGCGGGCATGAGTTAAATGACTGTTAGTATCTTTAGAGGGAGTGAAAGGTGACAACTTGAAGTTCTCTTTGTAGTAATTTGCTACTGACACCCTACTAATTCACCCTGTTTCGTATTGTGTTGATGCCTGCTTGTGCAATTCAAAAGTTTTTCTGTTTCTCTTGTCACGTTCTTCTGATCCACCAAAGCTTGAAATTGGGTTAATGGCACCGTGAATCATCATTATTAATTGCTTGAGGAACTGTGTGCTGTGTTATAAACCAAAGTGCAAGGCAAATGAATGGATTTTTATTAACGTAAATCATTTTTATCCTCTTTTGCAAAAGATTATAACAAACCAGGCATGGCTTTGGGAATATGGTGTTCAATATTTTAAGGTCATTAAATATGAGTGATTTGAGCTCTTCACTGTGATGTGATACCCTAGCCAGTTGGTATTCCtgtctttttttcttaactaaaaTAATGTATACATACGCTTAATATCCATTTCTCTGAGTGGGTTTATTCCTTTccttttgttgatttttatttgtgaGATTTATTATGTATTGATGTATGCTCTTGGTATTACAAGTATTCACTCTTGGTTACTTGCTTTTGATTCACAATGTTGGAAAAAATGTTGATGAGTCTTTGAATAATTATTACTTGCTTGATGAAGTAAATGTTTTAGTATTGTTCAAAGTGAAATGCAAGTGATGGGTTTTTAATTCTTGTTTCAGGAGTGTGCTGAACGTAGTTAGAGGATCCTCTGATTGAGATGGCTCAATTGCTATCATCCTCTTACTCATTGACTATCTGCTCTAGAAATAAACCTTACTTAAAACCTTTTAAGCAATGCTCGACACCATTTTCAATAGCGGTTTCTTGCAATAATTCTAAACCTTCATCTAGAGGGTTTTTCTTGCAAGAACAGAAGCTAAGAAAACATTCTCTATCAGTACATGCTGCTGCAGTTTCAACTAGCCAGGAAACCCCAGTTCAAACTAGCTCTGGTAATCCTTTTAAACCACAGAGAGTCATGGTCATTGGTGGAGATGGATACTGTGGTTGGGCAACTGCTCTGCATCTTTCTAACAAGGGTTATGAGGTTGCCATTGTTGACAGTCTTGTGCGACGCCTTTTTGATCACCAGCTTGGACTGGAGTCTCTAACACCAATTTCCTCCATCCAGAATCGTCTTCATTGTTGGAAATCTCTCACTGGAAAAAATATTGAGCTCTACATTGGAGACATATGTGATTTTGAGTTCTTATCTGAAACCTTCAAGACATTTGAACCTGATGCTGTTGTCCACTTTGGGGAACAACGGTCTGCTCCTTACTCTATGATAGATCGGTCAAGAGCTGTGTATACCCAGCAAAACAACGTTGTTGGGACACTGAACGTGCTCTTTGCCATAAAAGAGTTCAGAGAGCAGTGTCATCTAGTTAAGCTCGGGACCATGGGCGAATATGGGACCCCAAATATTGATATTGAGGAAGGTTACATTACCATTACTCACAATGGAAGGACAGACACGTTGCCATATCCCAAACAAGCTAGCTCATTCTATCATCTAAGCAAGGTACATGATTCACATAACATAGCTTTCACTTGCAAAGCTTGGGGCATTCGAGCAACTGACTTGAATCAAGGAGTGGTATATGGGGTAAGGACAGATGAGACTGCACTGCATGAAGAGCTGTATAACAGGTTTGATTACGATGGAATATTTGGAACTGCATTGAACCGGTTCTGTGTTCAGGCTGCTGTTGGTCATCCTCTGACTGTGTATGGTAAAGGAGGCCAGGTAACATACCCacattattatgtttatttgttattgATATGCAGAAGAGAGGGATTTGACAATATTTCAACTGGGGCATGTTTATATTGCATGTATAATCTATTGTCTATTAGACCACTGAGAAGAATCAAAGAGCACCGATGTAGCTccacatttttctttgaaacttACGGGTAGCTGTATTAAACAAGTCCTGCTTTATACTTCTTGGTAACCTCAAGTTGTGCATATTGCAACAAAATCTAGATATTTGAGACTCATTGATAATAACCGTGAATAGTGTTTGCAAATATTATACATTACTAATGTTGATTTTATCTGCCTTTTGCACCTTGTTCCGCTGAGATTTTAACAACAGGATTTGATTCTTCTGTTGCACTATTTTCTTACACTTGTCTCCTAAATTAGTTGTATTGATCTGATCATCTGTCTATAGGAGAATTTCTGAATTCTCTGATGCTAATTTTTTGTCTGTATATTGTAATACACATATTTCAGACTAGGGGCTTCCTTGACATAAGAGATACAGTTCAATGTGTTGAGCTTGCGATTGCAAACCCTGCGAAGCCAGGGGAGTTCCGAGTCTTCAACCAATTCACTGAGCAGTTTTCAGTGAATCAGCTTGCCGAGCTTGTTACCAAAGCTGGTGAGAAGCTGGGCCTTGATGTGAAAACTATCCATGTGCCTAATCCAAGAGTTGAGGCAGAAGAGCATTACTACAATTGCAAGAACACTAAACTTGTTGATCTGGGACTCAAACCACACTTTCTTTCAGATTCTCTCCTTGATTCACTGCTGAACTTCGCTGTTCAGTACAAGGACCGTGTTGACACTAAACAAATTATGCCTAGTGTGTCTTGGAAAAAAATTGGGGTCAAAACAAAAACTGTTACAGCCTAAGAAGATGGGCTAGTACATGGCTGCAGGCATAATTGTATATCCTGCATCATGTGTAGGTTATGTTATGCTGCATTGCCATGAATACtaaaattttttgtattatatgaTTTCTGTGAAACCTTCATAGTTCATACCCTCTTTATGTAGAGTACATTTTCATGGTTCAACTGTTTGACGGGTAGTTTTTTTTCTtgctaattattattatatttaaataaataagcgtttacataattatatttaagggttataattatgtataattataaatatgataattaattatggggtagttgttttttataacaaataatgaaaaataaatattattttagtattaatttattttatagtaaactaatgaattataaaaagtacaactaatattaataatgaattatgctaataataatattatttctattgataataataataattggatAGATGTAATAATtggtttgaaaagtttaatagtttaaagaaataatgaaattattatattattatacggtaatatatattaaaatattgcttatatgaaaattaacaaacaacaaTTTATGAGGTGAATATTAGTAATGTAGGGCTATTTATGTATATGACgttattatatatagattaaaTAGCTATACATTAGACAATATTAATACTGCAAAACATGGCTAAAGAGTAGATATAGCACTTTACCTGTTATAGTTTCTAGAATATGCAATTTGAAAAGGGAGGTGCATGCTTAAAAATTATGGGGGTGGAGGAAGCATAAAACCATCATGGTTAGGCCATATTATTATTGTCCATGTAAGGTTTGGGCTCAAGTTGAAAGATCCGCTTCGCCATAGATCCTAATCATCAACATCTCGATTGCATTTAAACTTATAATGTATCAATATTGATGAgtgtttatgtattttattgttcattatTTCTTTATGTCCTAATCAACAGTAGGACCACCACAGGGTGTCTTGGTTCATCTTCATGTAATACTATTTCCTTGTTCAAATCGTatcagaaaattaattaattaactaattcttACATGTAGTGTAgataaggataaaaatattcCATGTACAGAAGATACTACCGAACACTAATATCATTAGGCTCCTATATTTCATAATTCACTACAGATTGCCAAAATctacatttataaatttctattatttgGAATGTCCTTTTTCTCATCTTAAATTTCTTATATGACTAGGTTATATTTGGACAAACTTTTCTATAAaagtttttatgaaaaaaaattgaatatttatgactataaattagtttatttataagtCAATTGTtctcaataattaatatatatatatatatatatatatatatatatatatatatatatattatatttcaggACCACTTTATAATTTCACACTCATGATCTCAGCAAACCCGTTGAATACATTTGGACATTGGCTTTAATCCacgataattaattattaaattttccataaattttcatataaacgCCACCTTCAATTCTATTCAAACTAAAAGgaattatttgactttttttttttttcaagagagAATTGTCGTTTATAAGTTGTTTATGAGTTCTTGAGaagattgaattttaaaaaaataaataaaagtgtaaatGTTAACAATATTCTCACAATCAAATAAGATTGATGTATTTATCtctttaataaatgtttatatattaggATTTGTTACTATAGGTTCAGAGCTCACTGATTGGCAATATGCCAGGAGGAGAGTTGAGCAGCAGACAAGCAAGAAAGCGTCTCAGGACTGTTTGGTTTCGACAACTGTTAAGCAGAGTTAAGTTGCAATTAATATCATAACAGTTATTGTTAAGCGGTTAAGGTTTGCATAAATGatcattaaaagataaataaattgatCAGATTCTTATGAGCTCTATAAATAATGTATAGATAAATCCACTTTTGACTCATTATTGAATTACAAAAGACCTACAGTCCCGTGCAAAATGAGATTAATAGGATATATATGAGTAATTCAaaggataaagagaaagatTTTATAGGATTAAGGTAGTGGTAGTATATTAGAAGAGGAATTAGCTTTGACTTTCGGTGTCTAGGTTCTGACTTGAGTGTCGGAGTGTATTATGTAGATCACCCCAACACCAATTGGTTGTTTAGAGCAAGGAGTAAGTCAAACATGTGGCGGATACAAAAGCTCTTCATACGGTTATCCTCGTcacattttaacaaaaatatgattgtttatattattttataaaattatctaattgttCAAAACTCTGaataattatacattttgaaatattatacatgtaattttttattcatacacttgagaaatgagtattttttgagatctttatttttttttttatattttttataatattttatatttttttgaatatagTTGAACCAATAGATAATACAGATTTggaaaaaatgatatttattaaaaaattaaaacaatattcaaaccttaaaatcaattaattaattaattagaaaactaaagaaaagtATACCATTTCCATGGATGCTTTTTCATTCACTAAGTAATTTCACAAACATATTACATAAGGACAAACCCCCTGGTACATATTACATATGTTGAAGttctaaaatttagattttgttttacaAACACATCACGACAGAAATAGTCACAAACATAAAcgtttaaaaatttgatatattatatCATAAGACTTCACTTTCTACATAGTATGTGCACCTCAAATACCACAATATGCCTTGATCCTAGAAGTAGCTTTCACAGCCTCTTCTGTGAGGAAGAAACGAAGATATCCATAATGGTCAAATGGTTTATAACGAAGAGGGTGTTCTTCGTCCACTAATTTTTCCTCAGTTTCCATCACCTTTCCAGCATATGAAAGCAGCCCCAAACTCAATCTTTCTACCTTTGAATTCATGAATACTCTGTGTACACAACCACGTATTCTGTCATTGCTCCATACCTGCAAAATCACACTTTTAATGGATCAACAATTCAACTAAGCGGAGAATTCACcggaaaatataaaatcaatgaGAAGTGAATCCAATTCCATAAGAAATTCACAATACTTTAACCAagttttcatattattaatgaaagataaaaaaaaaaaaaacacattaccATAAATGCATCACCAGCCAAGACAGCAAAGATGGAGGGTGAGGCATCAACCTGGAACCACTCTCCATTCTTCAACTGAACTTCTAAGCCATTTAACCTCTGATTCAATATTGTAAGGAAGCCAGAATCTGTATGAGCACGCACTCCTAAGTTGGTCTCACCTGTCTTAGGTGTTCTATATTTGTAGCATCTCAGAACATAATCCGTTGATTCAAGCAAACACTCACATTTCTCATTCTCCAATCCATAGCTCCCAAACACCATTCTCTTAACAGTATAATCCAGTTCTGCAACTTTCTTTGCATAGCTATTCACACTTTCACTGAATAAAACAAAAGGAAGATGTTTGATAAACAACTTTTAGATAGTagtttttaagtctaactcaatcctacaaaatcaaatctcgctaggataggcATCAATCATACTATGAAATTATACTAGAAAGTgatttttaagtctaactcaatcctacaaaactaAAGATGATATTTGaaccacttatatattataaattagtcttatctctagtcgatagaACTTTAAAGAACAActcataaattttaagaaaaaatcatGTTCAAGTACATTTATGTTACATTAAAAATCTTCCAAGAATGATCTCTGATGATTGGAAAAAGGTTAATTAGTTAATTACCTGAATTGGTGGTTACCTTGTGGCCACATAATGGTTGCATAGTTGTGACAATTTTTAGCATTCAATGGGTTATCGATGGCCATGGATTCATACAAAGGAATATCAGGGCGTTGTCCTGCGTAGCTATAGATAGGTTTATCAGTTGTCTGCTGCATTTTTGTCTGTAATGGAAGGTCAAAGAGTTCTTTCATTGCAGAGAAGACAGAGTCAGTAAGCATTTGATCAACCTTATTGTAGTGTGCAAGAAATCCACCGTGATCCTCTAAGGCACTCCTCACAGCATCAGAAGTGGAAACCCATGTTTCAGTACCAGGTTTCATCTTTTCatcactcaaatcaataatAGGTAGAGATTTTCTGTTCTCTGTTTCTGATCCCATCATAATCCTTCCTAATGTTTCTACTCTTACTGTTTTACCAAATTTACTTGGATTTTCCAACTAAAAACATCTctctatttatatttcatttcaaCTATGTTAGATGCAACTTTTGGAATACAACAACCAATAATTCTTCACTTTTAGataaatttctttattgattcaaacttacacatatattcataaaatttatttaatctgGTTGAATCTCAAGTGGGCTATGACAAcattatatattgtaatatcACGTTAGAAGGTGAGTTTCAATCTAATTTgttcttatatataaaatgatatatagtaaaataattgtatatttaatcaattaaatttttttaaaaataaataatgaccCTGCCATGTTATATGATTGCATCAGTGAAATCAACCACAAAATAAAAAGGTGAAGACGTCGTTATACGATTAGGTTATATATGGACAAACTTTTGTACAAcagtttttatgaaaaaataaaaataaatatttataactaaaaattaatttatttatagctATAAACTTTACTTACTCATAATTTACAacaatttgtttcattttctggTCCCAATTTTAGGTGATTATTATCTTCATGTATATACGGTTGGTCCCTTATTTCCAGACATCTTATAAGGACCACTCTCTcgtctctttcatattttcttaaaattatttgtttcaattcatcaaatatatcatttttaataaaagaaaaacaaaaagcccgtgttttttttttttatgtttgctTCGGAATTATATATAATGCAACATTGCCAGGATATTCCTATTCTAATAAAAATGCTTCAAGTATATACGCAGGAACACATTATATAAGTTGGAAGAAAATAACGTGTAATAATCCAAACAcaatattcaaatgaaaaacAGGACAATAGAGAtggtttttcaaataaatatattggaCATATCTACCATTAAACAGCTATGTATAATTATCCATGAATTGTTAGAAAAACAATTAGGTCCCCCACAATTTGGCagcttttatcttctttttttttgtattctaaaatGTCCATAGatagattaattaattaattaattattagttaagTACTGCTATAATTAGTGGTccatcaattaatatattttgtttgattatgtCAGccatatgttaaaatataatgaattcaCACTTTGTTTCATTTTGTGGTTCCAATAATGTCATTATCTTCACTTGTACAGTTTGTCACCTACTCTACCATATATCTAACaacatctttatatatatatatatatatatatatatatatatatatatatatatatatatatatatatatatatatatgtttcacacaaaatatactattttcatTGGACCACAATGTTGCTGTGAA
The sequence above is drawn from the Vigna radiata var. radiata cultivar VC1973A unplaced genomic scaffold, Vradiata_ver6 scaffold_154, whole genome shotgun sequence genome and encodes:
- the LOC106752561 gene encoding 2-oxoglutarate-dependent dioxygenase AOP3, whose translation is MMGSETENRKSLPIIDLSDEKMKPGTETWVSTSDAVRSALEDHGGFLAHYNKVDQMLTDSVFSAMKELFDLPLQTKMQQTTDKPIYSYAGQRPDIPLYESMAIDNPLNAKNCHNYATIMWPQGNHQFSESVNSYAKKVAELDYTVKRMVFGSYGLENEKCECLLESTDYVLRCYKYRTPKTGETNLGVRAHTDSGFLTILNQRLNGLEVQLKNGEWFQVDASPSIFAVLAGDAFMVWSNDRIRGCVHRVFMNSKVERLSLGLLSYAGKVMETEEKLVDEEHPLRYKPFDHYGYLRFFLTEEAVKATSRIKAYCGI
- the LOC106752582 gene encoding UDP-sulfoquinovose synthase, chloroplastic, which gives rise to MAQLLSSSYSLTICSRNKPYLKPFKQCSTPFSIAVSCNNSKPSSRGFFLQEQKLRKHSLSVHAAAVSTSQETPVQTSSGNPFKPQRVMVIGGDGYCGWATALHLSNKGYEVAIVDSLVRRLFDHQLGLESLTPISSIQNRLHCWKSLTGKNIELYIGDICDFEFLSETFKTFEPDAVVHFGEQRSAPYSMIDRSRAVYTQQNNVVGTLNVLFAIKEFREQCHLVKLGTMGEYGTPNIDIEEGYITITHNGRTDTLPYPKQASSFYHLSKVHDSHNIAFTCKAWGIRATDLNQGVVYGVRTDETALHEELYNRFDYDGIFGTALNRFCVQAAVGHPLTVYGKGGQTRGFLDIRDTVQCVELAIANPAKPGEFRVFNQFTEQFSVNQLAELVTKAGEKLGLDVKTIHVPNPRVEAEEHYYNCKNTKLVDLGLKPHFLSDSLLDSLLNFAVQYKDRVDTKQIMPSVSWKKIGVKTKTVTA